A stretch of Lentibacillus sp. JNUCC-1 DNA encodes these proteins:
- a CDS encoding alpha/beta fold hydrolase produces MTLYYQEYGDTEASLIVFLHGGGVNSWMWDKQVQYLTGYHCVTIDLPEQGLNAHEGPFSIESSANKIIELIEEIANGKRVTVIGFSLGAQVLVQMLSVKPDLVDHAMINSALVKPSRLGVAMVDPIIRLTFPMIRNRTFSKLQAKTLLISADYFERYYRESSQMERHTLVRILRENMSFELPADFAKARANILVTVGEKEKGMMKKSALELVHHNQNCTGVMIAGIGHGAPLAVPELFNQMIEEWIEAGEVSFDSTKTTL; encoded by the coding sequence ATGACTTTGTATTATCAAGAATACGGGGATACGGAGGCTTCACTCATCGTGTTTTTACATGGTGGAGGGGTGAACAGCTGGATGTGGGATAAACAAGTCCAGTATTTAACTGGATACCATTGTGTGACGATTGACTTACCCGAGCAAGGACTGAACGCACATGAAGGGCCATTTTCAATTGAATCCAGTGCAAATAAGATCATTGAGCTGATTGAAGAGATTGCTAACGGGAAGCGTGTCACTGTTATTGGTTTTTCGTTAGGCGCGCAAGTTCTTGTTCAAATGTTAAGTGTTAAACCGGATTTAGTTGATCACGCCATGATAAACAGTGCGCTGGTGAAACCGAGCAGACTCGGCGTGGCAATGGTTGACCCTATAATTCGTCTAACATTTCCAATGATTCGAAACAGGACTTTTTCAAAGCTGCAGGCGAAGACACTTTTGATCAGTGCGGACTACTTTGAGAGGTATTACCGTGAAAGCAGTCAGATGGAACGCCATACGCTGGTTCGGATATTAAGAGAAAATATGTCTTTTGAATTACCTGCTGACTTCGCTAAAGCACGTGCGAATATATTGGTGACTGTTGGTGAGAAAGAAAAAGGCATGATGAAAAAGTCAGCACTTGAGTTGGTGCACCATAATCAAAATTGCACTGGTGTAATGATTGCTGGAATTGGTCACGGGGCACCATTGGCAGTACCGGAGTTGTTTAATCAGATGATTGAAGAATGGATAGAGGCTGGTGAAGTCTCATTTGACTCGACAAAAACCACTTTATAG
- a CDS encoding type II toxin-antitoxin system SpoIISA family toxin: protein MAPYIIAGLWFLFVFLVIYTILAWKKEHLVENTDVIRRTWYLIFILGCLVYLTNHPYSLFEKWTSYLIVLVAFVIVDSLLFLNLYISKIGGHEMRMREKQVSETEELWNITNRKVDNMEFVLNAFEYPSYTRSKDEYVHELENSMNAYAGKEFLNVDVLPYRTSEERAAVLKGDTKGKIKRQLELRKAYYSSKDKYMLMPLQILDEEYVAKVTSISDEVNIHDVDTNILNMMLMVFTLAVDNNIHDKGGDEC, encoded by the coding sequence ATGGCACCATATATTATTGCAGGTTTGTGGTTTTTATTTGTTTTCCTGGTCATTTACACGATTTTAGCGTGGAAAAAGGAGCATTTGGTTGAAAATACAGACGTAATCAGGAGGACTTGGTATTTGATTTTTATTTTGGGTTGTTTGGTTTACCTAACCAACCATCCTTATAGCCTCTTTGAAAAATGGACAAGCTATCTGATTGTGTTAGTAGCTTTTGTGATCGTTGACTCGTTATTATTTCTCAATCTTTATATCTCAAAAATTGGTGGTCACGAAATGAGAATGAGGGAAAAACAAGTCTCTGAAACAGAGGAACTGTGGAACATTACAAACAGAAAGGTCGACAATATGGAGTTTGTCTTGAACGCATTCGAGTATCCAAGTTATACTAGAAGTAAGGATGAATATGTTCATGAATTAGAGAACTCCATGAATGCGTATGCAGGAAAGGAATTCCTAAACGTTGATGTCTTGCCTTATAGAACTTCAGAAGAACGAGCTGCGGTTTTGAAGGGTGACACCAAGGGAAAAATAAAAAGACAACTGGAACTCAGAAAAGCGTATTATTCGTCAAAAGACAAGTACATGCTAATGCCTTTGCAGATATTAGATGAGGAATATGTTGCAAAAGTGACGAGTATCAGTGATGAAGTTAATATCCACGATGTCGATACCAATATTTTGAATATGATGCTGATGGTCTTTACTTTAGCTGTAGACAACAATATACATGACAAAGGTGGTGACGAGTGTTGA
- a CDS encoding YihY/virulence factor BrkB family protein produces the protein MSKVINYGKTFMQKFQKDNVPTLAAAQAYYYLLASVPLLVVCFTIIPYLNVDPNDIVRFIEKVLPSGIGTILEENIISLVNTPRGGLLTVGIIGALWSSSAGINAFIKATNQAYEVEESRNFIVVRLIALGLTLGMILALGVAILLPVFGSVLLDFAESFFGLSAAMTLLFQVLRWVVSVVVITLLLAMLYKLAPDKNFPFKHVLPGAVTASVLWMLVSLGFSFYVSNFGSYSATYGSLGGVIVLMIWFFLTGLILMIGAIVNVLYHRKHSHDVKTSANEAANM, from the coding sequence ATGTCTAAGGTTATAAACTATGGAAAAACATTCATGCAAAAGTTTCAGAAAGATAATGTTCCAACTCTAGCCGCTGCACAGGCTTACTATTATTTATTAGCAAGTGTGCCATTATTAGTCGTCTGTTTTACAATTATTCCTTATCTCAACGTTGATCCGAATGACATCGTTCGATTTATTGAAAAAGTACTGCCAAGCGGCATCGGCACCATTTTGGAAGAAAATATCATCAGCTTGGTGAATACCCCAAGGGGCGGCCTCTTAACAGTCGGTATTATCGGTGCCTTGTGGTCATCATCTGCAGGTATTAATGCGTTCATCAAAGCCACCAATCAGGCCTATGAAGTGGAAGAGTCACGAAATTTCATCGTTGTGCGTCTCATCGCACTCGGTCTGACCCTTGGCATGATTCTGGCGTTGGGCGTGGCGATTCTCTTACCTGTATTCGGAAGCGTCCTGTTGGATTTCGCCGAGTCGTTCTTCGGCCTGTCTGCAGCAATGACACTCCTGTTTCAGGTTCTTCGCTGGGTGGTCAGTGTGGTCGTCATCACGCTTCTGCTCGCGATGTTATACAAACTCGCACCAGACAAGAACTTCCCTTTCAAGCACGTCTTACCCGGTGCTGTCACCGCAAGTGTGCTATGGATGCTCGTCTCGCTCGGCTTCTCATTCTATGTCAGTAACTTCGGCAGCTATTCGGCCACATACGGCAGTCTCGGCGGCGTCATTGTTTTAATGATCTGGTTTTTCCTGACTGGACTGATTTTAATGATTGGTGCCATTGTGAACGTGCTGTATCATCGGAAACATAGTCACGACGTGAAAACATCTGCTAACGAAGCAGCGAATATGTAA
- a CDS encoding MarR family winged helix-turn-helix transcriptional regulator yields the protein MDKKREEQLNETLMLFYFAYRTFTKEPDRILEQHGIHRLHHRILFFVARTPNIRVHELLKTLEVSKQALHAPMRQLIEMGYINSEPAEYDRRVRELQLTEKGQKLEMQLSNVQRGKMNAIFEEMGPESEETWKAVMRHIMDMDHEGHEE from the coding sequence ATGGACAAAAAACGTGAAGAACAATTAAATGAGACACTTATGCTGTTTTACTTTGCCTACCGTACATTTACAAAAGAACCCGATCGTATACTCGAACAACATGGTATTCACCGTCTCCATCACCGGATATTATTTTTTGTGGCCCGAACACCGAATATTCGTGTTCACGAGCTTTTGAAAACGTTGGAAGTCTCCAAACAAGCTTTACATGCGCCCATGCGTCAGCTCATCGAAATGGGGTATATCAACAGTGAACCGGCTGAATATGATCGCCGTGTCCGGGAGCTGCAACTAACTGAAAAAGGTCAAAAACTTGAGATGCAATTAAGCAATGTTCAACGCGGTAAAATGAATGCCATTTTTGAGGAGATGGGCCCAGAGAGTGAGGAAACTTGGAAAGCGGTTATGAGGCACATCATGGACATGGACCATGAAGGTCATGAAGAATAG
- a CDS encoding DUF2268 domain-containing protein has product MDTFKVVDTFRQYDELLEIQDLDRRRDYFRYEMMEPFRHMWNLINVPLKAKQQNGYDVIMAAKMLGFADVGDDQTIRKALTILRDYDAYAVAERTLENCIVKASDKGLKINADEVKMGLYVSDPEKLTLQKGYTGFGGIPGYITVNIYPNDYNLPKIPAVIAHEFHHNIRFSYFDWDHGNVTVGDYLVIEGLAESFAKELYGTEQLGPWVTSMDQEELEYSTEVIGEALDIKGFAEVSSYMFGDKIAAQEGYQPVGLPFCAGYAVGYKAVQAYMEKHDQTIYEATLMPAEEIIHGCGLFT; this is encoded by the coding sequence ATGGATACATTCAAAGTTGTAGACACGTTCAGGCAGTATGATGAATTGCTTGAGATTCAGGATTTAGATCGGCGACGAGATTATTTTCGATATGAAATGATGGAGCCCTTTAGGCACATGTGGAACTTGATCAATGTGCCCCTAAAAGCAAAGCAGCAAAATGGCTATGATGTTATCATGGCTGCCAAGATGCTTGGTTTTGCAGATGTCGGTGATGATCAAACGATTAGAAAAGCATTAACTATTCTAAGAGATTATGACGCCTATGCAGTTGCTGAGCGGACGCTTGAAAACTGTATCGTAAAGGCTTCCGATAAGGGACTGAAGATAAATGCAGATGAAGTAAAAATGGGATTGTATGTGTCTGATCCTGAAAAACTGACGCTGCAAAAAGGGTATACGGGATTTGGCGGCATACCGGGCTATATAACTGTGAACATCTATCCAAACGATTACAACTTGCCGAAGATCCCGGCGGTCATCGCTCATGAGTTTCACCACAATATCCGTTTTTCTTATTTTGACTGGGATCATGGGAATGTGACGGTAGGAGATTATCTGGTCATAGAGGGTCTGGCCGAGTCTTTTGCTAAGGAATTGTACGGAACAGAGCAACTGGGGCCTTGGGTGACAAGCATGGATCAAGAGGAACTGGAATATTCAACTGAGGTTATTGGTGAAGCCCTTGATATTAAAGGATTCGCTGAAGTGAGCAGCTATATGTTTGGTGATAAAATTGCCGCGCAAGAGGGGTACCAGCCTGTTGGGCTCCCGTTTTGTGCGGGCTATGCAGTCGGGTATAAGGCTGTTCAGGCTTATATGGAAAAACATGATCAGACGATTTACGAAGCGACATTAATGCCGGCTGAAGAAATCATTCATGGCTGTGGGTTGTTTACTTAG
- a CDS encoding RDD family protein has protein sequence MVSNPAGFWIRLGAIIIDQIFLFLALGIVGFLLFKEFLVEGFFVDAISSLYFVLLPIFWCGYTVGKKGTEIRIVREDGDEVGFGTMFLREVVGGFVYVLTLGIGVIVSVLMVGLREDKRSIHDFIAGTYVTYDEPD, from the coding sequence ATGGTCAGTAACCCAGCTGGATTTTGGATAAGGTTAGGTGCGATTATTATAGACCAAATATTTTTATTCCTTGCATTGGGAATCGTGGGTTTTCTTTTGTTTAAAGAATTTCTTGTTGAAGGCTTTTTCGTGGATGCAATAAGTTCGTTATATTTTGTGCTGCTACCTATTTTTTGGTGTGGATATACGGTTGGAAAAAAAGGGACAGAGATTCGTATTGTTCGTGAAGATGGTGATGAAGTGGGTTTTGGAACTATGTTTTTGCGTGAAGTTGTAGGTGGTTTCGTTTATGTTCTAACATTGGGTATTGGTGTGATCGTAAGCGTTCTCATGGTTGGTCTTAGAGAAGATAAACGTTCGATTCACGATTTTATCGCTGGGACCTATGTGACTTATGATGAACCCGATTAA
- a CDS encoding DapH/DapD/GlmU-related protein, producing MRMIFSQLTGRRVDPSFVCYPPFYSNFGKNITIGKNVFFNMGCTFQDRGGIHIADNVLIGMNVTIATLNHGLAPDERDTTIASPVYVEKNVWIGANVTILPGVTIGENAVVAAGAVVTGDVAANTVVAGVPAKRVKTL from the coding sequence ATGAGAATGATCTTCAGTCAGCTGACGGGCCGGCGCGTGGATCCGAGCTTTGTTTGTTACCCGCCTTTTTACAGCAACTTTGGGAAAAATATAACGATCGGGAAAAATGTGTTTTTCAATATGGGGTGTACGTTTCAGGATAGAGGCGGTATACATATAGCTGACAATGTGCTGATTGGAATGAACGTCACGATTGCCACATTGAATCACGGGTTGGCCCCGGACGAAAGGGACACAACAATTGCCTCACCTGTTTACGTCGAGAAAAATGTCTGGATTGGAGCGAATGTGACCATACTGCCCGGTGTTACGATCGGTGAGAACGCTGTGGTCGCAGCTGGCGCGGTCGTGACGGGAGATGTCGCAGCGAATACTGTTGTGGCAGGTGTGCCGGCGAAACGGGTTAAAACGCTGTGA
- a CDS encoding NADH-dependent flavin oxidoreductase: MKKKYEPLFDHVQLRNKTELRNRFVLAPLTHVSSNADGTISDDEIKYMAQRSKDVGLAITAASHVTDLGKAFPGQPSVAHDSDIDGLKRLAKAMKENGAKAVVQIHHGGAQALPYLTPNGDAAAPSPVTLRSFDEEAEHHAREISQDEIEETIKAFGAATRRVIEAGFDGVEIHGANRYLIHQFVSPHFNHREDEWGKNRFKFPMRVVDEVVQTVKTHADDSFIVGYRFSPEEPQNPGIRMEITEELVKQLIEKPLDYLHVSLMDVHSKTRAGKYQGQERIALLHQWIDGRMPLIGIGSIFTADQALEAVESKNIDLLALGREILLDHTFVDKIQTGNEDEIVSVFDPDRADKHDLPPKLWEQFYKGFYPVPRTDQQDPRSSV, translated from the coding sequence ATGAAAAAGAAATATGAACCTTTGTTTGACCATGTGCAACTCCGCAACAAAACGGAATTGAGAAATAGATTTGTTTTAGCACCACTCACACATGTGTCATCAAACGCAGATGGTACCATTTCAGATGATGAAATTAAATATATGGCGCAGCGATCGAAGGATGTCGGTTTAGCGATTACTGCGGCGAGTCATGTGACAGATCTGGGAAAGGCGTTTCCTGGCCAGCCTTCTGTGGCACATGATTCCGATATTGATGGTTTAAAACGGTTGGCGAAAGCGATGAAAGAAAATGGTGCCAAAGCCGTTGTGCAAATTCATCATGGCGGGGCCCAGGCACTGCCGTATTTAACGCCTAATGGCGACGCGGCCGCACCGAGCCCGGTAACATTGCGCAGTTTCGATGAAGAAGCTGAGCATCATGCTCGGGAAATCTCACAAGACGAAATTGAGGAGACGATCAAGGCTTTCGGTGCGGCCACCCGCCGTGTCATCGAAGCCGGTTTTGACGGTGTGGAAATTCATGGTGCCAACCGCTATTTAATTCATCAATTCGTGTCACCCCATTTTAACCATCGTGAGGATGAATGGGGAAAAAACCGATTTAAGTTCCCGATGCGTGTGGTGGATGAGGTTGTTCAAACCGTTAAAACACATGCAGATGACTCGTTTATTGTTGGGTATCGATTTTCTCCAGAAGAGCCTCAAAATCCAGGCATTCGTATGGAAATCACCGAAGAATTGGTGAAGCAACTAATCGAAAAGCCATTGGATTATTTACATGTTTCCTTAATGGATGTGCATTCAAAAACGCGTGCCGGTAAATATCAAGGCCAAGAAAGAATTGCCCTCCTCCATCAATGGATTGACGGGCGCATGCCATTAATTGGTATTGGGTCGATCTTTACGGCAGATCAGGCATTAGAAGCTGTAGAATCCAAAAACATTGATTTATTGGCATTGGGCAGAGAGATTCTTTTAGATCATACCTTTGTTGATAAAATCCAAACAGGTAACGAGGACGAAATCGTGTCTGTATTTGATCCCGATCGAGCGGACAAACATGATTTGCCGCCCAAGTTATGGGAGCAATTTTATAAAGGATTTTACCCAGTGCCAAGAACAGACCAGCAAGATCCCCGTTCCTCGGTGTGA
- a CDS encoding alpha-keto acid decarboxylase family protein → MKYEYTVGKYLLDRLSELGIRHMFGVPGDYNLAFLDDVIDHEGMEWVGNRNELNAAYAADGYARINGFAALSTTFGVGELSAINGIAGSYAEHVPVVKISGAPTTKVMDNGLYVHHTLGDGKFDHFSRMFQEVTVAQTLLTQENAAQEIDRVLLACMTEKRPVHITLPIDVYNKPANKPESPLHEEVATSNHEALNQMLAELTPMINNANQPVILAGYEVNRYDNRKELLEFANKTGIPVTILSGGKGAFNEEHPQFIGVYNGELSAPYLQQRVDDADCILQIGAKPTDSTTGGFSYDFTGKNVIQMTPFSVKTSDKKYAPVTMKDALSALSDKITPKNAEELNITPLKAQINQTPYEAKEENIEQNRFFERLSYFMKESDILLAEQGTSYYGAATMPIPKDTMFIGQPLWGSIGFTFPALLGSQLADMSRRNILLIGDGSFQLTAQELSTMLSQKIKPIIFLINNDGYTVERAIHGENQPYNDIPMWDYKKLPEVFSPQGKSLTFKVKTETELEEALTAAENNHESLTFIEVVMHRDDKPDLLAQLSKRFANQNA, encoded by the coding sequence ATGAAATATGAGTATACTGTTGGAAAGTACTTATTAGACCGTTTATCAGAACTCGGTATCCGCCATATGTTCGGCGTGCCGGGAGATTATAACTTAGCTTTCTTGGATGATGTAATCGATCATGAAGGCATGGAATGGGTTGGAAATCGGAATGAATTAAACGCCGCTTATGCTGCCGATGGCTATGCCCGCATTAACGGGTTTGCTGCTTTAAGCACAACATTTGGTGTTGGTGAATTGAGCGCAATCAACGGCATTGCCGGTTCCTATGCGGAGCATGTGCCTGTCGTGAAGATTTCAGGCGCACCGACAACAAAAGTGATGGACAATGGTTTGTATGTCCACCATACATTGGGCGACGGCAAGTTTGACCACTTTTCCAGAATGTTTCAAGAGGTGACTGTGGCCCAAACCTTATTAACACAAGAAAACGCCGCACAAGAAATTGACCGGGTACTGCTTGCTTGTATGACAGAAAAACGCCCTGTGCATATCACCTTACCGATTGATGTCTATAATAAACCTGCCAACAAGCCGGAAAGTCCTTTACATGAGGAAGTCGCTACCAGCAATCACGAAGCTTTAAACCAGATGCTGGCGGAACTTACACCTATGATTAACAATGCAAATCAGCCTGTCATCTTAGCCGGTTACGAGGTAAACCGTTATGACAACCGGAAAGAATTGCTGGAATTCGCGAATAAAACAGGGATTCCTGTAACCATATTGAGTGGTGGAAAAGGCGCTTTTAACGAAGAGCACCCACAATTTATTGGGGTCTACAACGGGGAACTGAGTGCGCCTTACTTACAGCAGCGCGTGGATGACGCGGATTGCATTCTGCAAATTGGTGCCAAACCGACCGATTCAACGACAGGCGGCTTTTCTTATGACTTCACAGGAAAAAACGTGATACAGATGACTCCTTTTTCTGTGAAGACTTCAGACAAAAAATATGCACCAGTTACTATGAAAGATGCACTTTCAGCACTAAGCGATAAAATTACGCCAAAAAATGCTGAGGAGCTTAATATTACGCCGCTGAAGGCACAAATCAATCAGACGCCATATGAGGCAAAAGAAGAAAACATTGAGCAAAACCGTTTCTTCGAGCGCTTGTCTTACTTTATGAAAGAAAGCGATATTCTGCTGGCGGAACAGGGGACGTCTTACTATGGTGCTGCGACGATGCCAATACCGAAAGATACCATGTTTATCGGACAGCCTTTGTGGGGATCGATCGGCTTTACCTTCCCGGCTTTACTGGGATCACAGCTTGCCGATATGAGCCGGCGGAACATTCTTCTTATCGGAGATGGCTCATTTCAACTGACAGCACAAGAACTTTCAACCATGCTCTCACAGAAAATCAAACCGATTATTTTCTTGATCAATAATGACGGCTACACGGTCGAGCGCGCGATTCACGGAGAAAATCAGCCTTATAATGATATTCCGATGTGGGATTACAAGAAGCTGCCTGAGGTTTTCAGCCCCCAAGGGAAAAGCCTAACGTTTAAAGTCAAAACGGAAACCGAACTCGAGGAAGCCTTAACAGCAGCGGAAAACAATCATGAGAGCCTGACGTTTATTGAAGTTGTGATGCATCGTGATGATAAGCCCGACCTGCTGGCACAACTGTCAAAACGGTTCGCAAATCAAAACGCGTAG
- a CDS encoding DUF3221 domain-containing protein, whose product MMLFSVSLTGCGEPHTEGIVIEADQNSVLVAGNLSTDRYKELKRESASDGDIFEAVKQEVRDTGGAIDLVDFTYEDANQFAAGDEVIVWIKGGIAESFPGQGDARKISLNE is encoded by the coding sequence ATGATGTTATTTAGTGTTTCGCTCACAGGATGTGGTGAACCCCACACGGAAGGTATTGTGATAGAGGCAGATCAGAACTCAGTTTTGGTAGCTGGGAATCTTTCTACAGATCGGTACAAGGAATTGAAGCGTGAATCAGCTTCAGATGGGGATATATTCGAAGCGGTGAAACAGGAAGTACGTGACACAGGAGGAGCTATTGATTTAGTTGATTTCACGTATGAAGATGCCAACCAATTTGCAGCTGGTGATGAAGTTATCGTCTGGATTAAAGGCGGGATAGCAGAATCATTTCCCGGACAAGGCGATGCTCGAAAAATTTCATTGAATGAGTAA
- a CDS encoding VanZ family protein: MKKYIRVVVGISFISYIFALVILLFIGGRGYRFSDLSLLEYIMSSSNLVPFKTINAYVQVLINGSMNADIPLKNLLGNVLLFLPMGIYLPFYIKKMGRAGMFIVSMIVMLFLIEAVQIVTRRGSFDIDDFILNMAGALIGFGIWKMVMRKG; encoded by the coding sequence ATGAAAAAGTACATAAGAGTCGTTGTCGGTATCAGTTTCATATCTTATATATTTGCACTGGTAATCCTGTTGTTTATCGGTGGCCGGGGTTATAGATTTTCAGACCTTTCGTTACTGGAATATATAATGTCTTCATCCAATCTTGTTCCGTTTAAAACGATCAATGCATATGTACAGGTACTCATTAACGGCAGCATGAATGCCGATATACCCTTAAAAAACCTGCTAGGTAACGTATTGCTGTTTTTGCCCATGGGAATCTATCTGCCTTTTTATATTAAAAAGATGGGGAGAGCGGGCATGTTTATCGTTTCAATGATTGTCATGTTATTTTTGATTGAAGCGGTACAGATCGTCACAAGAAGAGGAAGTTTTGACATAGATGATTTTATTCTTAATATGGCTGGGGCTTTAATAGGCTTTGGAATTTGGAAAATGGTGATGAGAAAAGGATAA